The DNA segment TTCACGGGCCGCCCCATCGAGCGACTCCCAGGCCTCGCGCGCGGCGAGTACCTCCTCGAGTCGATCCGCGGCCGTCGCTCGGTCGGTCAGCGGCGTCAGAACGCGGATGCGGTCGGCGGCCCCGCCGGTGACGGCGTACCCTGCGGCGAGCGACAGCAGGTCGTCGTAGACGGATCGCGCGTCGGCGGTCGCGAGGGCGTCCATCCCCGCCCCGCCGTGGGCCCGTCTAAGGATCCGCGTGGTCCGCCCGCGCGGAACGCCGGCGTCGACGAGCGTCCGGACGTCGCCCGACTCGATCGCCCGGATCGCGCGTTCGACGCCGAGCTCCTCGGCCAGCAGTTCGCTGGTCTTGGGTCCGATCCCCCAGTAATCCTCCAGGCGCATGCCCACACGTGGCCAGGGGGACCCTTTGAGGTTTCCATGCCAGTCACGGTCGGACGTGACCGGTATCGACACGACGTCCCGGCGTTCCGTCGGCCGTGACTTCCGTCGCCGATGCAGGTTGCGACGTCGGCGACGAACGTTCGCAGAGCGCTCCGTTCGAGTGAAGCGGTCGGCTACGGGACGATGACGGCCCGGCCCTCGATCTCGTTGTGCTCGAGTGCCTCCGCGACCTCGTTGATCTCCGAGAGGTCGTACTCGCTGGTCTCGAGGTGCATCTCGCCCTGCTCGACGAGCGAGACCAGTTCCTGGAGCTCGGTGTACTTGCCGACGATGTTGCCGACGAAGGAGAACTCGCCGTCGACCAGCGCCTGTGAGGGTTCGTGGACGTGGCCGCCGTAGCCGATGATGTGGTGATCGCCGCCGCCGGCGACGATGTCGGGCGCGAGCGCCGTCGTCTGGTCCGCGCCGACGAAGTCGAGCACCTGCTGGGCGCCCTCGCCGTCGGTGATCCCCTCGACCGCCTCGGCGACGTCCTCATCGCTCGAGTTGATCGTGTGATCCGCGCCCAGGCGATCCGCGAGCGAGAGCGCTTCGTCCTTGAGGTCGACGGCGATCGTGGTCGTCGCGCTCATCGCCTCGAGCGCCTGCAGCCCGATGTGGCCGAGCCCGCCGATCCCGATCACGATCGAGTAGCTGCCCGGATACAGGTGCGGAACGGCCTTCTTGACGGCGTGATAGGCGGTGATCCCCGCGTCGGCGTGCGGTGCGATCTCGACGGGATCGACGGAGTCGAGCTTGATCGTCGCGCGCTCGGAGGTCAGCAGGTAGTCCGCGAACCCGCCATCGGTGGTCAGCCCGGGGAACTCGCCGTTCTCGCAGTGCATGTCGTCGCCGAGTCGACAGGGCCGACACTCGCCGCACGTCATCAGCGGATGACAGATCACCTTGTCGCCGACCTCAACGGTCGAGACCTCCTCGCCGACCTCGACCACCTCGCCGGCGTTCTCGTGACCGAGCGTCATCGGGAGGTCCTGCTCGACGTAGTCCGTCCACATCCCCTCGATGATGTGATTGTCCGTCTGACACCATCCCGCCCCTTCGATCTCAACGACGACGTGGTCCGACCGGCCCGCCTCCGGCCGGTCTACCTCGTCAATCGTCAGCCCCTCGCTCATGTCCTCTGTATACTCGTGGAGTCGTGCGGCTTCCATGATACCACGTGACGAGACATCGGTGACAGGCAAAAAGATTATGCAGTATACCGCGAGATGGGACGATCAGCTCGTCGAAACTGTCATTATCGTCCGTTCCTGACATCCGGTGCCGTGTATCAACACGAAGGCGAGGACGTGTTCGTGATCGACGGTCACGTCCACTGGTGGGACGCGAGCAAGGAGAACATCAAACACGAGGGTGGCGAGCAGTTCATCCGCTGTTTCTACGACTACCACACCGGGTTCACGCCCGACGAGCGCGAGTGGAGTCTCGAGGAGTACCGCAAGTACGACGCCGACCGGATGCTTCAGGACATGTTCGGTAGCGGTCATACCGACATGGGGATCTTCCAGCCGACGTACCTCAACGAGTTCTACAAGGAGGGATTCAACACGATCGACCGGTGTGCCGAGCTCGGGGACGAACACCCGTCGCGGTTCGTCGTCAACGGCCGGTTCGACCCGCGGGAGGGCGAGGCCGGCCTGCGGGAGCTCGAGCGCCAGAAGGAGGAGTACGACGTAAAGGGGGTGAAGCTCTACACCGCCGAGTGGCGCGGCGACTCGAAGGGATGGCGCCTCGACTCGGACGAGGCGTTCGAGTACCTTGAGAAATGTGCCGACCTCGGCATCAGGAACATCCACGCCCACAAAGGCCCCACCATCAGGCCGCTGAACCGCGACGCGTTCGACGTCGCCGACGTCGACGCCGCGGCCACCTCGTTTCCCGAGCTCAACTTCATCGTCGAGCACGTCGGGCTCCCCCGGCTGGACGACTTCTGCTGGATCGCCGCCCAGGAGCCGAACGTCTACGGCGGGCTGGCGGTCGCCGCGCCGTTCGCCGAGACGCGCCCGAGAAAGTTCGGCGAGATCATGGGCGAGCTGCTCTACTGGCTCGGCGAGGACCGGATCCTGTACGGGAGCGACTACGCCCTTTGGGAACCCGAATGGCTCGTCGAGGCGATGATGGAAGCGGAGCTGACGCCCGAACAGCGCGAGGAGTACGGCGTCGAACTCGACCTCGAGACGAAGAGGAAGATCATGGGCGAGAACGCCGCCAGGCTCTACGACATCGACATCGAGCGCCAGAAGGAGATCCTCCAGGACGACGGGATCAGCGAACGGTTCGACCTGGCCGACCAGTACGGCGAGGAGGCGACGGCCGACTGACGATGAGCCGACACCAGCGCCAACCGATCGACGCCGGGACCGTTCGGGATCGACTTCGGAGGGTCACCGATCCGGAGCTCGATCGATCGATCGTCGAGCTCGACTACGTCGACGAGCTCCGGATCGACGACGAAAGCGTCGAGGTCGAGTTCACGCTGCCGACCGCGTGGTGCTCGCCGGCGTTCGCGTGGATGATGGCCGTCGACGCCCGAGACGTGCTCGAGACCCACCCCGCGGTCTCGGAGGCGACGATACGGCTCCACGATCACATGCACGAGGCGGAGATCAACGAGGGCGTGAACGACCGATTGGCGTTCGAGGACGTCTTCGACGAGGCCGACGGCGACGTCGAGGAGACCCGCAGAACGCTCGACGAGAAGGCGCGACTCGCCCGGCAGTATCGTGCGGTCGACGCCCTGCTCGAGGCGGGACTGAAGCCCGAACAGATCGTCCGACTCACCCTCGAGGACGTGGACGTCGAGACCGACTCCGGCACGTCGAGGGACGAGGACGAGGACCGCGCGGTCGTCCGCGTCGACGACGCGCTCTCCATTTGCGTCGAGGCGGAGCCGATCCGCCGCTACGTCGAGAAGGCGACGGCGCTGGACGTCGTGAGCGCCTCGACGGACGCGCTGTTCGCGACGCCGGCGGGCGATCCGATCCCCGCCGACGAGTTCGAGACGGTCCACAAACGGGGACGGCTGGCCGGGACCAACATGAGCGGCCAGGGTCACGTCTGTGAGAACCTCGGCGAGGCGCGGATCGGCGGGCCGTCCGCGGCCGACGACTGAACATCGGCCGTGACGGTTACGACGAGCCCGCGAGCCCGTAACGGCCGCCGCTCACCCACTCCGATTTCTCCCAGCCACACTCGGGGCACGTGTCTTCCTGCCACTCGAACTCCTCGCCACACCGTTGGCAGAGCGCGGTGTGCGGTTCGGTTCCGTGGGCTAGCTTCGGCTCGTCCTCGCCTGACATGCTCTCGTCGGACATGCGTGTCCCGTTAGCAGGGGTCGGTAGTAAATGGTGGGATCGAACGGGCGAGCGCTGGACTTCTACCGCTACTATGGACGATCGGCGCTGGCGGGAACGAGAACGAAAACGAAAGCCACGAAGCGGACGACGAGTCCCCGATCGCGCAGCTCCCTCACCGGTACGTTACTGGCGAGATCGACGAGTCGACCTCCGAGCGATGGTTCGACCGGCTTCTCGAGACCGAGTGGATCGAGGAGAACGTCGCACGGACCGACCTCGAGCCGCTCGAGGAGGTCAGCTGAGGAACCGCTTGAGGCGTCTGAACAACCCCTTCTCGGGGTCACCGCCCCGGGGTTCCTCTCCCTGCGAGCCGTCCCCGCTCGCGCCCTCGGCGTCGGCCGTCGTCTCGGTCGGCTCGGTCGTCGTTGCGGCGCCGTCGCCGCCCGCGCGCTCGACCGCCTGGTTCACGAGCCCCTCGGCGTCGTTGACGGCGTCCTTGACGG comes from the Halalkalicoccus sp. CG83 genome and includes:
- a CDS encoding NAD(P)-dependent alcohol dehydrogenase translates to MEAARLHEYTEDMSEGLTIDEVDRPEAGRSDHVVVEIEGAGWCQTDNHIIEGMWTDYVEQDLPMTLGHENAGEVVEVGEEVSTVEVGDKVICHPLMTCGECRPCRLGDDMHCENGEFPGLTTDGGFADYLLTSERATIKLDSVDPVEIAPHADAGITAYHAVKKAVPHLYPGSYSIVIGIGGLGHIGLQALEAMSATTTIAVDLKDEALSLADRLGADHTINSSDEDVAEAVEGITDGEGAQQVLDFVGADQTTALAPDIVAGGGDHHIIGYGGHVHEPSQALVDGEFSFVGNIVGKYTELQELVSLVEQGEMHLETSEYDLSEINEVAEALEHNEIEGRAVIVP
- a CDS encoding amidohydrolase family protein, whose protein sequence is MYQHEGEDVFVIDGHVHWWDASKENIKHEGGEQFIRCFYDYHTGFTPDEREWSLEEYRKYDADRMLQDMFGSGHTDMGIFQPTYLNEFYKEGFNTIDRCAELGDEHPSRFVVNGRFDPREGEAGLRELERQKEEYDVKGVKLYTAEWRGDSKGWRLDSDEAFEYLEKCADLGIRNIHAHKGPTIRPLNRDAFDVADVDAAATSFPELNFIVEHVGLPRLDDFCWIAAQEPNVYGGLAVAAPFAETRPRKFGEIMGELLYWLGEDRILYGSDYALWEPEWLVEAMMEAELTPEQREEYGVELDLETKRKIMGENAARLYDIDIERQKEILQDDGISERFDLADQYGEEATAD
- a CDS encoding iron-sulfur cluster assembly protein, producing the protein MSRHQRQPIDAGTVRDRLRRVTDPELDRSIVELDYVDELRIDDESVEVEFTLPTAWCSPAFAWMMAVDARDVLETHPAVSEATIRLHDHMHEAEINEGVNDRLAFEDVFDEADGDVEETRRTLDEKARLARQYRAVDALLEAGLKPEQIVRLTLEDVDVETDSGTSRDEDEDRAVVRVDDALSICVEAEPIRRYVEKATALDVVSASTDALFATPAGDPIPADEFETVHKRGRLAGTNMSGQGHVCENLGEARIGGPSAADD